The Castanea sativa cultivar Marrone di Chiusa Pesio chromosome 4, ASM4071231v1 sequence accgcatcaagatacgctctcttgttcttgaattttgaaatttgtataGTACATAttaacaattgtgaatgaagtagattcgttaatttttcgctatgtatgcgatacaaacatgtatctAACCAACACCAAGTGTACAATCTGGTTTTCATGTAGGCATATTTCATTAGTGAGATAACCGCAATAACTAAATTGACTGTAAGTAAGTTAAAAATAACAAGGGTCAAATTGATTGCAACCAAAatgtaaggattaaattgattGCAATctcaaaatgtagggattaaAATGATATTGTTGGcaacaataaaattatacaaCATCTCCTAACATGGAGTAAGTCAAAAAAACCAAACTCTAGAGGAGATGAATAGttctttataacaaaaattgccAGACTACTTACACTGGAATACTAGTTTGAATTGTAGTGTCTTGGATATCGTAAAGGCCATCTAATCTAATGTCCTAGCTGGTTACTAATGTATTGAGTTTCATGGAATGAAATGAACTTACTGATGTTGTGGATGAATTTCTAGCGTACGTTATTTACAGCTTATTTGGAATGTTGTGGaatgaatttcaaaattaatggcAAGtccattcaattttttaaggCAATTCTACGCTATTTACAACTtctttgatattattatttttttaaataaaaatttacaaacattTATTGAAAACATGATTTGCTCGTCAAACATCAAATATCCATGCATTGAAGAACTAACAtctattgaaataaaaaatatgatgcCTCACATCATGAGATAAATAATTAAAGCATTTAACTGAGTGATTAAATTGAAACGAACATCGAAATACGTACCAACCCAAATTAAAGAGCTAGaaactttgagagagagagagagagagagagcaaaacaTGAAACATGGAGCAAAACATGAAACATGGAGCAAAACAAGGAGCAAAACACAGCACCAGTAGTCGCTGCTGGTCTTCACCATTGAGTACCACCTCCGTTCCTTCCCGCTTGGCGTCATCCTTGGTCTTGCTAATCACCGTTCTCTTTGGACCAAAACATGGAGCAAAGAAACTATGGTAACTGTGAGTTAGGGATTTTGATCCTAAATTGAGCCTCACATGCAGGTTACTTACTCAccacttgtttttattttattcatttattagtATTTAATTAGTAAGGTTTTGCTGATGTCGCGGTTTGTGTGGCATgaaagtaatatttattttagaagttAGTCACGTCAATATTTTTCATCTATTACTTAATAATAGAGACCATTTTAACACAATACTAAAGAGATAAAGATTGACATAATACCAAAAATTTAAAGACTAAATAGACACATTTGAAAAGTCATGGCTCAAATTAATATACAATttaaagttagggaccaaatacataatttactctttattttttattattaaaatatacttCCACagctaaaattattattacaattGAAATCCCTTTGAGCAAAAAagacaatgaagaaaaattacataaaacaCAAGTACAACTACACAATCCTATGAAATTGGATAGATTAAGAAGAGTGCAGTATTGGTACAAGATGGAGAGGATTTTTCCTAAACGCTGTGAGTGCATTAACTTCAGTCATGTCCAAGTCTTCTCCCTGCGCAATAATGGTAGGCAACCTCCAATCAAACCAGAATAAAAGGTTGGCCAGCAAATATTCCACTGCAGCAACAGCAAATGTCGATCCTGGGCACCCTTTTCTCCCACCTCCAAATGGAATGAATTCAAAGTTTTGACCTTTCAAGTCATTTGGGTTGTCTTTGAATCTCTCTGGGATGAATTCTTCTGGCCTATCCCATAGTTTAGGGTCCCTTTGGATTGCCCATACATTGACGAATACTCTTGTTTTTGCCGGAATATCATAACCTCCAAATTTTACACTTTCTGATGTTTCACGAGGTGCAGAAAGAGGAAGAGGTGTATGCAGTCTTAGACTTTCTTTGATAATACATTTCATGTAATCCATTTGATTAATGTCATCCACATGTATCTTCGACTTATTTCCCACCACCCTTCTTATCTCTTCCTGTGCTCTTTTCATAATACTTGGATTTTTAATGAGCTCTGCCATTACCCATTCCAAAGTTGTTGAAGTTGAATCACCGCCACCTATAAACAtgttctgaaaaaaaaaaaaaaaaactttaggtaTGTTATCAATGGTAGGATATTATCTCCACctaatataaattcattttatagTTTAGAGTAGAAATTACCTATTTAATGATATATCAAGTGCGAtgtcttttataattttaaatgacaCAGCACTCTATAATTTATTAGTTCcaagaaataaagtaatttAAGATCCTAGAGGTGTGTCTAAGTGTCTATTTGGTCGGAGAGATTAAAAAGTGAGATaatagaaaataagaagaagataaaaaagtagaagaataaaagagattttggtttctCTCGTtcgtgtttggttggaggggtggaaaaatGGAGAGATTGAAAACTCATTTGTTTAGTTGAGAATAAAAGTAAGgagataaaaaatataatttgtataaaattaTTCTCGTGCTCCTATtgcataatataaaaaatcatttccttacaatcattaaaaataaacttatttttatcaattaaaattaaaaaaatatatcttataaaatttaacacatcattaatattattattttattttattttccttatatatatatagaggtgaAAGCCACCAAAGATCCCACCGTTGatcaaataagagaaaaaaaaaattactgtttgATTAAAacgttgaaaaaagaaaaagaaaaaagcaacgTAAACACAAGtttaaagaacttaaaaaaaacacacaaacaagaaggaaaactaaaaaacGTAACTCAATGCACAGAGTGGCAAATTTGGTTTTCGCTAGAACACATGTCTTCTTCTCTcaattttccttctattttgggAAGAAAATTTTTTGGTGGGCTCAGGGAGCAAACACCCGAGCCTtaccacaaaatttttcactctcaattttctttctttccactTTTTACTCTTAAATTTTTCATCATTCCTAAAATTCCTGTAAACAAACACACCTTAAAGGAGAGTGAGAAATATACCAGTAGGATTGCTTTGAGGTTCTCATGACGAAGTTCAAAGCCAAGCATGCCATCCTTTTGTAGTTGGAGGAAAATATCCACAAAATCTATTTTATTAGGATGTTCATCGTCATCACATTTCTGTGTCTTGTAGTGTTCCTCAAGCACCTCATCCAGATAAGCATCTATTTCTCTACCAGTAGATTTTAGACTTGGTAAAAGTCCCGTAAGAATATCAATCCAACccaaagaagggaaaaaatccCCCCAAAAAACTGACGCAATTAGCACCATTACCTTTCTTGGTAGTTCTGAAGGCTTGCCCATACCATCCTGTTCTTCAaactttttgccaaaaataACTCTAGTAACGATGTTGTTAGCGGTCTCAATCAGTAACTCACTTAGATTAATAGAAACCCCTTTGAGGCACGAGTCACGCACCTTACTGATCAATATAGCAACTTCTTCTTCCCTTACATAGTGGAGAGACTGCACTCTTTTGAGGCTCAAAAGTTCATGGACACAAACTTTCCGTACTTTCCTCCAATATTCACCATAGGGTGAGAATGCTAGGTCATTGCATCCATAGAGTAAGAAATTGGTAGCTATGGTTTTTGGTCTGTTTGAGAAAACTATGTCATGTGTTGTCATCATTTCTCTTGCCATATCTGCAGATGACACCACAAGGCTTGGTGCATGGCCAAAGTATAAGAACATTAGAGGACCATACTTCTTAGAGAGAGCATGAAGAGAACGGTGTGGGAGTGAGCCAAGCTGATGAAGGTTGCCGATGATTGGTAGCTTTGGTGGGGATGGAGGTAAATTGGGTTTTCCAGTACgtttaatgaatttgaaaacataaagaaaagaaaaaaggaaaagaagagggAGGAGAGGAATAAAGGTTATTTTGTATAGCTCTTGCGATGATTGTTGGAACAATGGTAGAATAGCCATTTCCTCTTTTTTAAGTGTTTACTACAATGCAACTAACAACTCCaatcacaaaatatatattgaaacgtatagtaaagtttttttttttttttttgggagatgATACCCAGGGAAGAAGTTAATGAAAGAGTTTATATAATTTGTAAGTTCAAGTTAACTCAATAAATAAAGTTTATTATcgtcaaataaaaatttggagTTTGATCCCTTTCtacaataaaaactaattaatattttggtctaataataaaaagtaattttcagaAACAGATGCCAAAGAttgaaattttatcttaaaaaaaagttcaattatattattttaaccgctcaattttgtcatttttatatagtgggagactttataattaattaactacACCACTCATGTCTGTGTTTATTCCTCAAAGTGTATGTTGaatattatgaaattcaattattATCGTATTAGACTGCTCCCTAAGCTTGCCTAGTGAATATTGTTATTATCTTCCATTAATTATTAGCACCCCTAATTCTTGAAAGAGATTGATTAACTATTGACTCACAAGGCAGCAGGGACACTAAGAGAAAGTGGAGAATGGCTGTCGCATCGAGGGACGCAATAGAGACTGAGTCAGGGATAGACTCTTCCTTTGTTTTCTCcccaaatttatttatataataaatatacatattGATATTTGGATTTTGTCTTCCTAGCTAAATAGACTTTGCAAAAAAGATATGGTAGACTAGCCCATAGCTTGTggggcttttatttttttaacataaaacgTGTTTTAAGTAtgattttggtattttatgTATCTATTTCGGGGGAAAATCCTAATCAGCTAAAAATTATGGGCAAACCGAGAAGTTGAGGGCAAAATTGTGTTTTCCATTCTAAggtagtttctttcttttatcagtgtgtgtgtgtgttttctattttttttaaaaattatattttatgttagttttttctttcttcttcaaaattttgagagcGATAGTAGTAGATCCAAAGCACAACAATTTATGTTATGTTATTTATTCCTCATTATTTCTTTCTCAATTGTGCCAAGTGATTCATAAGGGTTAAAAGATCAAGAGAGTACGAACTTGTTTATAGAGTTGTTACATTTGTAAGCTAAAGTCCTTCAAGCAAGattaatcttttatttcttttaatagaAATTAAAGCAAGAAACTACCTTAGAATATTCTAAGGTAGTTTCTTGCTTTTACGTGTGTTTGTGTGTCactttctactttttttttcactatatttttacttcttttttcctttcaatattTTGATGCAAATCCTAGTAGATCTGAAGCACACATACATGCTTTTTTTATTCGTCATCATTTCTTTCTAAATTGTGCCAAGTAGTTCAAAAGGATTAAAAGATGAACAAACTACGAAGTTGTTTATattgtacttttatttatttatttttataactattAATTGCAATATTAGTACAATTCTGATCTtattaactcaaaaaaatgtaCAATAGACAATTAGTATGGTATTTTAGtacaactgtttttttttttttttatagttgaaacgaaagtttagtttttatttatttatttttaattttacattagTACAATAGTAtagtatttagttttttttaaattgtatacctactactactattattattattagattggtgagatataaatttattattttaaacaacacACACGCACATATATATGGTGGCAATCTCGAAATGGTAAACTAATATCAACCGATACTAAAACATTTTGTTTCTCTAACCAAATCAAACAGCTATCAGTACAATACTGACTCTATTAATATCAACCACTCactcatattattattattatctaaagtCAGACTTTAGTACCTAAATAACCATACTATTTACACGTCAacattactaaatttttttttgaaaatgacacTACCTCCAAATTTGAGCAAACAAACATTAGTTAACCATCGTTAGTGAGCTCTCCCTTTGATTAAATTTAAAGATTCACTCTTTAATTGGTCTTTCATTTCCAGCAAACCTCTTTCATGTCTAGCAAGATTAGAAAGAATGgtataggtttttattttttatttatttttattaaagtacATAAAAATTCAACTAAGAGGACACCAATTAAGATTTGGGACGCTGGGGAGGTTATTCAGTAAAACAATTCCTTTTTGGGAGCCATTTAATAAGGGTGTAGAGTAAAtaagcttgattttttttttgggaatatttatgaaatttagtTATCGAATTATTTGCACTTCCATTCTAGAAGAGGTTGATCTGCAATTATACATGTTTTATAGGGAATTGAGGCTAACGGAGCTGCTACTGGACGTAATGCTCCTGCAAAAGTCTAGAGTCACAACATAAtccataacaaattttacactGGCCTTAATTCTCTCACATCACTTTTTACGCGTTAAAATgtcatattttaatatttttaaaatgtaaatattttcaCATCAGTTGTggatatgtgtgaaaaataGTAAATGTAAACTAGTGtaaaatgatgtttttcattttacaatttagtaaggtgataaattgttaatagtagataataaagtaatatttatAGTACTAGGTCCATATgagaatcaataataataataataataataataataataataatagtgttaGATCAGGTTGGGTATTTAAGATTTGAATTACATAATATGGCTTATTATTATAGCCCAAGCCCATTCTAAGACCAAGCCCAAAGCCTGGACAGATTGGGTCGACGCTTTAAAGTCGTACAGGGACATCAGAtggaatgaaaagaaataaacaagTCCACCCAATTTGTGCTCCAAGACGTGGCTACAAGGAGAGTAATCTTGGGAGTCCAGTAAGTCAAAAAAATCACGTGGGAGTTCAAAAGCAAGAATCCTGGGAGGAAGATTTGAGGCAGTCTTGGTATTTTTACCACAAATTTTTGCACAGATGTCCGATTGGGCTGATTATTGTGGCGTTGGAAAGAAGACTCAAAGacctacaactttgtagttcaCCACAAATTCAGAATAAAACGTTTTGAAGTTAAAAGTGATATAGAAGTTGACAGTGGAAACAACTCTGAAAATTAAGGGATTGATATCCCAAATTTGAGGGATTTTCCCATTTTCTTTGGAGAAGATTTAGGTTatagagccaaaaaaaaaaaaccctagaatttttttcatctttatttttttagttcttttagATGTTTAGCAATTGCTTTTATGGATGTTTTTTTGCATAACTATGAGTGGTTGAATCTCTAGTTAGGATTAGAGGTGaatcttaatatttttaatctttttaatcATGTGTACTTGAAATTTTCTGTGTTTCTATGGATTGATGATTGAACTTTGTATAttgattttaatatttgaaaacaTTGCATGTTGACAAGTTCTTAagatttaatatgatttttagaTACATTGAATGTATGAACTCCATGATTTCTTATTAATTGAGAATATATTGAATGTTTGGTTTCTTTTGTAGCATACTAATGGAAtttctgataaaaaaaaataacaataaaatgagATCCATTATGAAGATAATAAAAAAGTCTCTAGTTGTGCAGATATCTCTGAGGCCTAGCCTAGTAAACGAGACTTATTATGAAGATAATTGTGCTACATAACGACATATGAAATCTCTAGTTATGCAATGTTCTTATATCTAAGCCTCTTGCTTCTGCTAACAACATACTATACGTTTTAGAGATTGTTAGGATCATAACAATCTCTAAAACGTAAGTTGAGATGACGATCACTAGTCCTATCTATCAAACTCTTCAAGGCTCCTTGAAGATTTGTTTCAATGGTTTGTGGTTCCCAAAAACTCACAAACACTCAGGTTGCATTCGATGTTTGTATGGTGTTCTCCTCTCAAGAGTTCTATTCAATGTCAATGTCAAGCGAACTTCTTTGTGTAACTTAAAAACAATTCCTGatgaatttgattgatatctCGCTTGATACGGCAATCTCACTCAACTAAGCTTCTTAGTGTagcactttgaaattttttttttatttggctcTTTTAACCTCAATTACTTGAAACAAATACAATTcagataaaataaatacacaacAGTATTGTGATTACAACCGAAACTTTGACACAGAATTTGCCAATAATACTAAAATAACCCTAACAAATAACACCATGGATTAACAACAAAGAGAAGATTTTTGCTAATATTAACGAAACAGTTTTATTGAATTGGATATGACAAAGatacaaaaaagtgaaaaacacaTCAAAGGGATGATCATGGATTCCCACTTAAGAAGAATGTACTACTCGTACAAGAGATTGGCTAACACATATTCAACCTCTGTCTTCATCACCTGCACCCCTTAGGGACTGGGCATTGGATAGGAATCCAAAGATGTGTGTTAAACACCATCTATTCCCCTCTCTGGCAGAGTTGAcacagtttttatttatttatttataaacgtTAGTTTACTTAATAATAGTTAATTGAAGTTGTTAGAGTTAAATTATTGACTTTAAATGAGGTGACATAGTCTATACTCAAGATTTATTTAAGATAAATCCCAACCTTCAAATGGACAAAAGCTATCCTGATCTAAAACGATTTCTTCacaatcattttattttatttatatatgtgtgtatgaaGTTCTTTTTTAAAGACTTGAACTCTAACTCTTGTTCTCCCCCTCTTATCTTACAAAACTTGTACATATAAAGTAACCATTATATCAAAGGTGTGTAGTCGTTTTGCCaatcattttaaataaaacacaaacgTGCCTATGTATGTGTGCGGTCAGAATTTCTGGCACCATGTAGtgtgttctttaaaaaaagaaatttagaataCTATGTTTGTAGATTTCAATGATTCAATTCCAGAAAGGTAAGGAAAGTAACAATTAACCAACTAATTTGGCTTTTATCACTGACTCATAGTATTAAATTAAGGGAAATTCTTGGTGCAcatctgaaaatattttataatcttGAAAAGTTAAGGTGGCCGGTGGCCCTACTATTTTTAAAAGcatgtaatattattattatttgtatcGAAATTGACGGTAAATTATCTAGAATATATTGGTGAGAGACGCAATATAGGAGATGAGGAAACTATCCATAAGAATCCATGAAAAGTCAAATTAATAACTTACGTAacgtttttttattaaaataaaccaaaaaaaaaaaaaaaaacttaatcaaGAACCCAAATTggttctttaaaaaaacaaaaatcaagaacccaaattaaattctaattaaaatttaattttgtatcaattgtTATTCCAATGGCACTGTACGTAATTTGATattaagtgtgcatttggctGTCAATTAAAAAGTTGGCTTAATTTAcgattcagtttatttttgctattattcatgagtcttactgtactttttagtactattcatggatcttGCTGTATTATTTctgctaacttttacctttatttatagtattttcagcaaaaagttttcagtttcagcaaaataaacagattccaaacagaccataagtGTCTTTCAGCCCGTTTGGTAGCCTAGCTTTAGCAATGTTGCTCATAGTTTAAACACACAAATTGGTGGGGcctacacatttttttatcaacacgtatatcaaaaatactcaaacaacataacttAAACTTATAACCCAAGCACcccttttatattttaaatgtaCTTCGATTTTAGGTCAAGTGTCCTATTTAATGcaatctatttttttgttttgtatcttTTGTGTCAAATTAACGAGGGAGGAGGGATTTGAATCCTcgatatttatattaaatatattgggaattcataaattaaaaattaaaaaaatattaaaaagaattttttttatagaaaaagttGAACCACAAAAAGACCGAGTGTGCTATACTTCTGGGATACTTTTGATTGTATACAACCTAttacttaaaaatttaaaacgaAAACATAAGTTGTACAATAATAATTTTCGTTTCTACATTGCTAATTTATTTACTGAACGCATACAAAATGAGTACTTCGGAGAGTTTTTCATGTGATATTCATAGAGATAGATTTACCATCACACAATTTGTgtcaaaaattttaatgcaACGAGACTAAACAAGCGATACTTATTAAGAGAAAAGATtcatgtgttttgaaaatgattcAAATAATCCAATGTtgatacaataaataaataccaCTAATTGAATGGTAAAATTAGTACAATTATCCTCAAAAAGTTTTAATGCTAGACAACTTTctatcaaggaagtcaataccgtatcgaaagttgtaccggtttggcgaccggtacgatatattttggataccggtcaataccggtgtaccgttttgggtttacctctattttatacacatacacacacacacacaccaaaatctctagaaccatgtttataagcatataatatttcacttatattatagtaaatataaaagtttatcataaaacattacctcaattcagaacaaattattcataattttagactttagtatcaattaaaagaaaaaaaaacacaatataaaaaatagatagcttagttgttcattgcatactaagaaaaaaaaaataatacttataa is a genomic window containing:
- the LOC142633116 gene encoding phenylacetaldehyde oxime monooxygenase CYP71AN24-like; translated protein: MAILPLFQQSSQELYKITFIPLLPLLFLFSFLYVFKFIKRTGKPNLPPSPPKLPIIGNLHQLGSLPHRSLHALSKKYGPLMFLYFGHAPSLVVSSADMAREMMTTHDIVFSNRPKTIATNFLLYGCNDLAFSPYGEYWRKVRKVCVHELLSLKRVQSLHYVREEEVAILISKVRDSCLKGVSINLSELLIETANNIVTRVIFGKKFEEQDGMGKPSELPRKVMVLIASVFWGDFFPSLGWIDILTGLLPSLKSTGREIDAYLDEVLEEHYKTQKCDDDEHPNKIDFVDIFLQLQKDGMLGFELRHENLKAILLNMFIGGGDSTSTTLEWVMAELIKNPSIMKRAQEEIRRVVGNKSKIHVDDINQMDYMKCIIKESLRLHTPLPLSAPRETSESVKFGGYDIPAKTRVFVNVWAIQRDPKLWDRPEEFIPERFKDNPNDLKGQNFEFIPFGGGRKGCPGSTFAVAAVEYLLANLLFWFDWRLPTIIAQGEDLDMTEVNALTAFRKNPLHLVPILHSS